In one Nicotiana sylvestris chromosome 8, ASM39365v2, whole genome shotgun sequence genomic region, the following are encoded:
- the LOC104249906 gene encoding probable xyloglucan galactosyltransferase GT20, giving the protein MAISVSKKKAKSYKRVEPKELSFIFSSFLAKLLFRIPTIVLILILIFLWSSSTTIISGKVVHVCVSSRKLNNLYCISAGTEPNIDTAISPINGTSPSILADTKDTASNVVDVLLKESSPLDIPSLMVNGSSTSTDNVVDVLIQKSSPLDVPTPMVNGSSTSTNNVVDVLLKESSRLDIPTPMVNESSTSTNNVVDVLLKESSRLDIPTPMVNESSTYTDNVVDVLIQKSSSLDIPISRVNESSTFNPSEKQTSTSVSVNSIAGNQILAFRNNMVKSGDEELEMAYNDVEDQLQVHRSWVATSKNHTTCDGRGIYVYELPTKFNKDLVAQCADMIPWVNLCKYFSNDAMGESIQKLGKGWYQTHQYSLELIFHSRVMNHPCRVYNADEAKLFYVPFYGGLDILRWHFKNVSNDVKDTLGLDLVRWLESQKHWFQKSGNDHVFVLGKISWDFRRSSDTKWGSRFLELDEMQNPVKLLIERQPWHVNDIGIPHPTYFHPQSDDDIITWQLKIIKSNRKSLVSFAGAARPGAPENIRSMLINQCTSTKDEECKFLNCNSGKCDQPESIIELFMESEFCLQPPGDSPTRKSVFDSLISGCIPVIFDPFTAYYQYSWHLPEDHRKYSVFIDQEDVRNMKVNVVERLMQIPAKERENMRRYIIYELLPGLVYGDPKSKLEKFQDAFSITINNLFERLNKLEL; this is encoded by the coding sequence ATGGCAATTTCTGTTTCAAAGAAGAAAGCTAAGAGTTACAAAAGAGTTGAACCTAAAGAACTTAgcttcattttttcttctttcttagcTAAACTTCTTTTTAGAATACCAACTATAGTCCTCATCTTGATTCTCATCTTCTTATGGTCTTCTTCTACCACCATTATTTCTGGTAAAGTTGTACATGTCTGCGTCTCATCGCGCAAACTGAACAATCTTTATTGCATTTCTGCTGGCACTGAACCTAATATTGACACCGCGATTTCTCCTATCAATGGTACTTCTCCTTCCATTTTAGCTGATACGAAGGATACAGCATCAAATGTTGTCGATGTTCTGCTAAAAGAATCTAGTCCTCTTGACATTCCATCGCTAATGGTCAATGGAAGTTCCACATCTACTGATAATGTTGTCGATGTTTTGATACAAAAATCTAGTCCTCTTGACGTTCCAACGCCAATGGTCAATGGAAGTTCCACATCCACAAATAATGTTGTCGATGTTCTGCTAAAAGAATCTAGTCGTCTTGACATTCCAACGCCAATGGTCAATGAAAGTTCCACATCCACTAATAATGTTGTCGATGTTCTGCTAAAAGAATCTAGTCGTCTTGACATTCCAACGCCAATGGTCAATGAAAGTTCCACATATACTGATAATGTTGTTGATGTTTTGATACAAAAATCTAGTTCTCTTGACATCCCAATTTCGCGTGTCAATGAGAGTTCCACATTCAATCCTAGTGAGAAACAAACAAGTACAAGTGTATCTGTTAATTCTATTGCAGGAAATCAAATTCTTGCTTTCAGAAACAACATGGTTAAAAGTGGTGATGAGGAACTAGAGATGGCTTACAATGATGTGGAGGATCAATTGCAGGTGCATCGTTCGTGGGTTGCAACGAGCAAAAATCATACAACATGTGATGGCAGGGGAATTTATGTGTATGAATTACCAACAAAGTTCAACAAAGACTTGGTAGCTCAATGTGCAGATATGATTCCTTGGGTCAATCTCTGCAAGTACTTCAGCAATGATGCAATGGGCGAATCGATACAGAAACTTGGCAAAGGGTGGTACCAAACACATCAGTATTCGTTGGAGCTGATATTTCATTCGCGCGTTATGAATCATCCTTGTAGAGTATACAATGCAGATGAAGCAAAGCTATTTTATGTGCCTTTCTATGGTGGATTGGATATCTTGAGATGGCATTTCAAGAATGTCTCGAACGATGTCAAGGACACGTTGGGACTAGACCTTGTAAGATGGCTAGAGTCACAAAAGCATTGGTTTCAAAAATCAGGTAATGATCATGTCTTtgttttaggaaaaatttcatggGATTTCAGAAGATCCAGTGACACAAAATGGGGGAGTAGGTTCTTGGAACTAGACGAAATGCAGAATCCGGTTAAGCTCTTGATTGAACGACAACCATGGCATGTTAACGACATAGGAATACCTCATCCTACTTATTTCCATCCACAATCGGACGATGATATAATAACGTGGCAGCTCAAGATCATCAAGTCAAATCGGAAAAGCCTCGTGTCCTTTGCTGGTGCAGCTAGGCCTGGTGCACCAGAGAACATAAGATCAATGTTGATCAACCAATGCACTTCAACTAAAGATGAAGAATGCAAATTCTTGAATTGTAACTCAGGTAAATGTGACCAGCCCGAGTCGATAATTGAGCTATTCATGGAATCTGAATTCTGTTTACAGCCTCCAGGTGATAGTCCAACACGAAAATCAGTTTTCGATTCGTTAATATCAGGTTGTATTCCAGTGATCTTTGATCCCTTTACCGCGTACTATCAATATTCATGGCATTTACCAGAAGATCATAGAAAATACTCAGTTTTCATAGATCAAGAAGATGTGAGAAATATGAAAGTCAATGTAGTAGAGAGGCTTATGCAAATTCCTGCTAAAGAAAGAGAGAACATGAGAAGGTACATTATTTATGAGTTGTTACCTGGATTAGTGTACGGAGATCCAAAGTCTAAGCTGGAGAAATTCCAAGATGCATTCTCTATAACTATAAATAATCTGTTTGAAAGATTGAATAAATTAGAATTATGA